In Leopardus geoffroyi isolate Oge1 chromosome B4, O.geoffroyi_Oge1_pat1.0, whole genome shotgun sequence, the DNA window CTTAATAGCTATGGGACaattgggcaagttatttaacccctTTGTATCTGTTTTGTCATCTCCAAAATAGagataataggggtgcctgggtggctcagtcagctgagcatccaacttcggttcaggtcatgatctcacagtttgtgagttcaagccccacattgggctctgctctgacagcatggagcctgcttgggattctctctctctccctctctctctctgcctctaccccactcaagcactctgtctctctctcaaaataaataaagtttaaaaaaagggagagcATAGGGGTTTTATACACTGCGATCCtatcacacaatggaatactaaatCTCTAATAAGAATGAGGCAGCTCCATATGAGCTAATAAGAACAATCATCCaagattaattaatttaaaaaattttggcaCAGCATGTGTAGTGTATGTATGCTATCACttatataagagaaagaaaagcttaaTATCAAAGATTACCTCTGGAAGTACAAACAAACTGGCAACAGTGGTGGCCTCTGGGCAGGAAACCAGAAGcggaaaaaaagatatttttttccatgAATATCCTTTTGTAACATTTGAATTCTGTTCCATAAATATAAAACTTGAGTATCACTTTTAAATGGTCTACATGTACACATGTGCAAACACATACATGTAAAAGAGTGGAATCACCTGCGCAAAGCTCCTCGGTCCCTCTAAGCCCCTTTCCAGAAGCAGAACAACTCTGTCCTTGTCCAGCCCATCCACCCCTGCAATTACCCAGAGTAGCCTAATTTCATCTCTCCACCTCACCCCAACCTCTTCATTCTCCTATTTGACCACAGAAGAGCATTACCCCCATTGCTACCCTCCTTAGCATccctaaattataaaatatctgtTCTATGTTATATTGTCTCAGAACCCAGTAACACAAATCAACTAACTCCAGCTAAAGTTACCCTTCCCAGATATATTTGCATATTAACAGTGAATTTCAGCCAGAGAGTAACTGATTTTAGAGCAAGTGAAGCAGAATCATATTGCAGTGAAAAGACACTTGAGGGTCAGGAGACCTTGATCTTATTCAGGCTATGTGATTCAgggcaaatcacttcacctctctgggtcttgatttccttaacttaaaaaaaaagtgagggggaaTATAAGAGATGATCTTTCCAGATCTAACACTGTAAAATCCCACCATACAATGCTGCTTCTCAGATTGCCATCCCCTGAACTTGATGTGTACCGTGTGTGTTCAATAGCACTGTCCGAAAGAAATTCAATGTGAGCCATATATGTCACTTTAAACATTCTAGTAGCtccacaaaaaaagtaaaaagaaacagttgaagttaattttaataatagactttatttaacccaatatattcaaaatattataatttcaacatgcaatcaatacaaaaattattgagtttccattcttttttttaatactaagtcttcaaaatccaggtgagcattttacatttacagaacaTCTCGATTTGGACCAGCTATATTTCAAGTGTTCAAAAGCCACACGTGGCTAATGGCTGCCTTACTGGACAGCACAGGTATAGGCCTAACAAGGATGTCCTCTCTTCATTTCTGACCTCGTTAAGCCCAAAGTTGAAGACTGATTTAATACAAGCCTCCATCCTAAGAAAAGGTCAAAGTCATCAGAGCAGTTTTGGTTCTGAGTTCCTCATCTGACTGGGAAGGTAGCTGGGGCTGGTTACCAGACAACATTGCAGAGTTCAAGACAAACATAAAACAGAGAACCAAGAAGCCTATAAGCAGAATAATATGAAGGAACTTCAGGGGACAGACAGAAAAATGAACTGGGCATAGTTGAGTCTTCTTTTTACTCAGGGTTTTCACAATACAAAACACACTGTAAGCACACAGACATTTTGTCATGGCAGCTATATCAGCTCATTAGTTTAAACACCTCTGAATACCTTCAAATTCCCAGGTGTTCAGCTAAGCAATGGAGAAATAGCTACCACTCACAAGAGTTCTTATTTGAGGCAGCGTGCCAAGCACTAGGTAAGGAGGCTCTCATTTGCTCCACCAAAAGTCCCTATGAGATAATAACTCACTAACAGATGAGGACAGTAAGGCTGAAAAGGATAAGTCACTTTCCAACAGTCACACACCTAGTGAGTGGTACAGCAGGAATCCAAACTTGATTCTTAAACACTGCCACAAGCCACACTCTCCAGCTTCAAAGAGCTCACAGTTACTGGAGGCAAGAGGATTTCACAATTATAAGGCCATAGGGTCACTACCACAGAAAGGACATGAGATAGGGGCCTGGAAGCAGAGGACATAGGGAAAGGATTCCCAAAGGTAACCCTTGAGTAAGTCTAGAATTGAGCTGGCCAAAAAGTGGGAGCTGGACCTTCCAGAGGGAACTGAAGGAGCCGAGGTGTGAGGAAGCATGCAATGTTCAGAAACCTGTGACTGGCTCAGCAGCTGGAGGGCAGTGTGAGTAAGGAACAGAGACCCCACATGAAAGAGGAGGTGTTAACCAAAACTAGTGCATTAGGGGATTTAAATCTAAGAAGAAATCCCAAGTGAGCCATGGGAAGCCATTAAAGAGTTTTATCTAGGGTAGTGAAAGGGACcggatttttattttcagaaataattccAACAGAGATCTCAccttgtctcctttcctctccccaagGGTCTTAACTATTTAAAAGCCCAAACATAAAAGCACAGATTTGTTTCCTACAGAGTTGGACACACCCTAGGGATTTATCTCCCAATGACCTGTGAGGTTTACTTAGTCTACCCATTTTACTAAAGAGAAGTTATTGACTTGGAACTCCTGAAGAGGAACCTATGGAAAACTACTAAACGTATCTCCTATATTCCGGCATCAACACTGCCCAGAGCCCCAGGAAGGAATGGTTTGTTTGGCCTTCAACCTCAGAAAGGCTAACCCCTGCAGGAAGCCTTTCATAATTCTGACAGTATAGTATTGTGTACATATACTTGCACAGACACATGTAAGATTCTAGCAGCCAGTGACAGAAAACACTGAAACATTTCAAATACTCAAATGCTATGGCTCCAATGCCTCCTCCCCCTAACAATGAATAAAATCGTTCATTGCCTTCAAAACCTATGTCTTCCCTCTGCACAACTCCCTCCACATATCCCTTCCAGCTCACCTGATTACCCAGTTCCATTTTCAGCTCATCGGCCTCTAAGGCTAACCTACTTTTCAAGGCCACACAAGCAGAAAGACTTCTACAttatacaaacaataaaatataattagaacAACAGGACATAGAAGGGGTTGGCGGACCAGCAACAATATGTACTGAGGAACCAAAGATACAGATAGAACCTGGTAAAACAGCCATCAGACAAAGTACAAAAATACTATTGCAGAGCAGGGGGAAGGAActgacaggaagaaagagagcacaggaatGCTGAGTGTGTAATAGAGCAGGACTTGGCCACTGACAACCTGGAAAATTGAGCTGAAGCCCAAGAGGCACCGAGCAGGATCATTTTCCCCAGTGAGAAGGGCAGAGCAGCCTTACTTTGCTTTCAATAGTGACCTGGGTGGTTCTGAAAGCCATGTCCTGGTCTAAAAAGAGTGGGCCCATGCAGCTTCAAGCCCATTGCAAAACCACAGGAATAATTAGACCAGATCTGTGGAGAGGAGCATAGAGGAGAAGTAAAAGGCCCTCTCAGATCCTCACACTCTGCCTAATTAAGGACCTGCCCTGTGAAGCAAATCTCAAAGGTAAGTTTTTCAAGAAAGTAAAAGGCCAAGGGTCATTCCATCAGAGTTTTCTGAACTTCCAGCTTCATTAACCTGCTGACCTGAAAAATCAACCCCTTGCCTTGGCCAAGAAGATGGAATATTTCACGGATACAGTCTCCTTTCCCAAACCCCTCCTTTATGAGGGGCCCCTGGTAAAAGGGAATACTATTCTGGAGGACTTGAGCTCTCTGGCCcccttttttccacatttccTACCAACATCAGCCAAAGTAGGGTGCAAAGTGGAAAACATTCAGGTGGCAAAACACAGTTCACCATACTGGATCAGCTCTTTCTAGAATCGGGCTGGCCCCACTCCTATGGGGGCCCAGCCAGCAATAGGAAATAGGACGCCATGGATGAGTTACTCTGCTTCTGTCAGAGCAAACTTGGGGATTAGCAAGGTTGAGGTGAATGAGAAAGACCACTCAGTCATGGATAGGAAGCCGGTAGAGAGAAAATATGGCTTCCTGAATCCGATGGAAGAGCTGAGACAGCTTGCAGAGGAAGGGCAAGGATGAAGGAGAAGCTGCAAGGGAAAAGGAAGTATGATGTCAGTATCCCCACCTCtactcccctcctcttccctcagcCTCAAGTCCCATCTCTTGGAAACTCTGCCACTCTGGGAGTATGTCTgatctttttaaagcatattttgatGTTTAATGTTAttggctcctcctcccctccccaacaatATATTCTCTGGGAGATATTTTCTtcacttggatttaaaaaaaaaaattatgtctattttttgagaacgagagagacaggaacgtgagcaggggaggagcagagagacagcgagactcagaggaggctccaggctctaagctgtcagtacagcttgaaccacagacagtgagatcatgacctgagctgaagtcagactcttaaccaactgagccacccaggtgccttggatTACAATGACCTTAAGTTTGCTGAGAAAAAGATCGaaacttattatatttttaatctaactttttgatacacacacacacacacacacacaactggtgATGGTGGCTGCCTCTGGGAAGATAGGTTTTTAAGAAGAAACTTCCTCTCCAATCCTTTTTGTACCTTCTCAACCTGGAGCCAAGTGACAGTATTACCTATTTTTATCATCCGttaattatattgaaaataaagtaaaatctacCTCTTTGGAATTAGGGCTGAGTTGGTGGGTTTGTTTTTCCTTACTTGGTTACtaattttttaactgatttttttcttcttagaaagaaaaatgttgtttttaaagaaagctatTGACAGTCTCCTCTCTTTATAGCCTTCCTACAGAGTTCTAGTTGCAGCCTAGCCATGGGTTCTCCTCTCCTGCAGCACCACCACTGCAATGAACCAAGACTGCCACTGGGGGTCAGGAGTGTCAGGCCAGGGCATTTTAAGGAAGCTCCAAGCAGCCATGGAACCAGCAAGCTCAAACTGTCTCCTGCTGTCCCCACTTAGAAGACCAGGACACtaagggcacctggtggctcagtcacttgagcccgactcttgatttcagcttgggtcatgatcccaggatcctgggatcaggCATACATCAAGCCCTGCTCAGGCTACGTGCTGGGCCtgaagcctgattgggattctttccctctgctcctctctctctctctctaagaaaaataactaaataaaagaaaaagagcaggaCTTTTaagaaccataaaaaaaaaaattctaaattgtaTCAAGTCTCTAGAACAAAGTAGAAAGTCAGAGGGTGAGCAGGAATGAATACAAACCATCCTTAGTTCAGCAAAGTGAAAGGacaactttttgtttgtttatttttcagagagagagagaaagagaaagagcaggggaaggatgggggtgggggggagagagagaaagagagagagagagaatcttaagcaggggctcaatcctatggccctgggatcatgacctgagccaaaaccaagagtgagatgctcaactaactgagctacccaggcatcctgaaaAGGACAACTCTGAGCTATGCAAAAAAAGCTCgctgaagaagagaaagggaaatggagaaaatggggaagacctgaaaattaaatcaagaataggcaggggtgcctgggtggctcagtcggttaagcagccggcttcggctcaggtcatgatctcgcggtctgtgagttcgagccccgcgtcgggctctgtgctgacagctcagagcctggagcctgtttcagattctgtgtctccctttctctgaccctcccctgttcatgctctgtctctccctctcccaaaaataaataaaacgttaaaaaaattttaaaaaaagaataggcaattttttaaataggcaaattaTTTGTGTGACCCTGGGCTAGTTACTCGTTTCCTGTGGTTCTTAGGTTTCtcaaccaaaaaagaaagaaaaagaaaatgaagcgaCTAGAATAAGAGTTTCCAGTTTTTCCTgcagttttaaaagttataattcTATAATCCTTAGAGTTATAACTCTAAGTTTAAATTCATGAGGAGAGTAGGTATTAGATTATAACTCATATAAAGtaacacacaaatacaaaaatctaaaagAGTGAGCTCCTAATCTTTGGCCCAACACTTAATTTTGAGGGATTAATCCTCAGGAAATAACCAGGGTTATTCCCAAATAGCACTTAGAGAGTTTATCAGTCCCTGGATCAGTCTCAGTGCTGGGCatggatcttgcttgggattctttccatctgcctctcaccctctctctaaaataaaaaaataaataactaaataaaagaaaaagagcaggacttttaagaaaaaacactGCAAAAAACAGAGTAAGAAATCATcaaggggtgctgggtggctcagttgattaagcatctgacttcagctcaggtcatgatctcatggtttgtgagttcgagccccacgtcggtgtctgtgttgacagcttagagcctggagcctgcttcagattctgtgtctccctctctccctgcccctccccaaactcacactctgtctctctctctctctctctcaataatatataaacataaaacaaaaaaaaaaaaaagaaatcatcaaagtGTTCAATAGGGAACTGTTAATCAATTATGGAAGTTTCTATCaattggaatattatttagccattgAAAGAcgttttaaagaatatttataaccTGCAAAATTGCACCTATATCCATAAAGAAAAAGACCGAAAGTATAGCCATTACAATGGCAAACTTTTAGGTGATTTCcgttttctttatacttttttctattttccacattttctaaagtatacatgtattttatttataacttaatacaattttttttagatatgatgattaggaaaaaaatttttttttaattctgagtttCTAGTCAGAGTTCACCCCTGAATAAAGGAGATGACAATGACTCAGTCAGTGTTCCAGGAGTCAACAGAGTAGAGGCAGTTTCCTCCACGAGGGATTGCTCTCATGGATTCCAGGGCTATTCTCTCCTAGGTGGGTTTGGCTGGATCTCAATGAGGCCCAACAATCCCTCCTCACTATAGAAGAGACTTGGGGAGAAGTGGCCCAGGAGATAGATACCTCCATTCCCAGGAGGCCTCCCACAAGCCTAGCCCCTATCCAACTGTCCCTTCCACAGGACGAGCAGGAGGGAAGACTGGCTTCATCGCTTACCTGGATCAAACCTTACCACCAAGAGGCAGAGGATCAAGGCAGCCAGGAGGCTCTTTTTGAAGGGCAGGGAAAAGAAGTGGCTCACTGTAGAATCCCAAAGCCGGCGGAGCAACATCAGTAGTGACAGGAACTTGTGGGAGAAGGAGCCTGGTCAGGGAGATAAAGCATAACTGCAGCATAAGTCACAGGAAGCAGCTTCACTGATTCTGAGCTTTGAGCTTGATTATGAGAGTTGAGCAAAAGGTAACAAGACTAGTTTACTCATGTAATTCATAAAGTGGTtgtaaaagaaattctaaaaactCCAAAATGTTTTGAGGACAGACAACATCACTAGAATATCATCTCCTTAGGAGAGACTTTGGACAGACAACACCTACTCAGCTGGGTAAACCTGGCatatttggtgtgtttttttcAATAGACTCATTATTTTATAGCTTTCTTTATATTCTGGCCTAAGATATGTACAGAGAGTTACACAGAGCAATAGTTCTTGATGATCACATTAATACAGGAAAATGAAGTGCACCTAATACATATAGTGAAGAATTCAAAAGTCTTAAGTTCTAAATATAAACATGAACACCACCAGCCCAAGAACAAGTGGTGCCAAGTCCTGATAGAACACTCTGAACTTGCCATCAAACCCTTTTCCTAACCTTTCCTCCCCAggagatggaggggcagagagtctgGGTAGTCACAGCTCATTCTTGAAGCCAATAACCTGTTGGCAAAGAAGTGATTCTATCTCAGAAGTTTCATGCTCGTTagcacacaaagaaaaaacactttGGAGAACAGGATTACATTTAACTGAAGaactttcacagaaaaaaaaaaaaaggatcagactTATTCTGTATAtaccaagagaaaaatcaaggaacAGTACCTAAaaactaccagaaaaaaaaacttaaatccaGCATCAGGAAGAACTTCTGTACAGAACTCTTCACAGATGGAATGAGCTGCTTCTGGAGATAGTGGATTTTCAGTCCTTGTATAGACTAGATGATCACTTgaggaaaaggagatgaaaagGATTCAAAGACCTGGCAAGGGTCTGGAGCAGAGGACTTTTAAAATCCCTTGTAACAAAACAACCCCCAAGCCCATACCCAACCCTGTGTAGAAACCCCTTGTATGATGCCAGCCAGGTGTATGATGTTGAGTCTTGAAGTGGCTCCCCTGTAAAAGCCATCTTGTGAAACTGCACTCTAATTGGCAGAGGTGGGCTGCCCCTTTGGGGGGACAGAGGTCACTGAAGAAGATACTCAAGAGATCTAGTAAATAAAGGCAGACAGCATACTGGGCAGTGGGGCCCAAGATGAAGGTAAGTCATTTTTATCTAAGTCAATTTACCAAGTTAATTGTGTCagcttattttccttttggtatACCACCGCATACCTCAGCTGCATCTGTATTTGGGCCAGTCTTTAAAGGAGGAATAATATCCCACTCTGGCCAGCATGATAGAGACAAGAGATCTAATGAAAGGACCCCAAGGAAAAGGTGGCTTTCAAGAAACAAGAGTTAAAGATTCTGAGACTCAGTGACACCTCCCTGTATGGAGACTCTCCTTCCACTGCAACTACAGAGGGTCAGGGCTTGGCTTTTTTAATCAAATCAACAGGTTTCCTATTCTGCGATTTGGGAGTTACTCATACAAATAATTGCTCCCAAGCTCTTGGAAAAGTCATGATAAACCCCAAGGTCCAGGGGAAAGCTTACAACTCCGCTTTACGGAGGCCACAGAAGGAGAATGTCCTACCTTCCTGGTTCAGCTTCTGGGCCTCCTCAGAGCCCAAGCGTTGGTGTTTCTGCTGTTGCCTTGCCTTACTAATGGCCCGGAGTACGTCCAGCCGCTGTTCCTCACTGAAGCCTGCAGAGCCCACCACTAGCTCCTCAGCCTCTGACAAGCAGCCCAGGGGTAGCAGCACCCGCTGTAGGTGAAGTTCTGCCAAGGCTCTGTATTCTGGAAGGTCCTGATTGTCTGGGTCTTGCAGCCAGGCACTGACCACTTCCAGCACAGCTCCAGGCTCTTGCATTTTGCTGTATAAAAGAACACTGCAGCCCCGAATAATCCAATCCCCAAAAAAAGAACAGTTAGTGCTCACGGTTGGTTTACCTCTCATAAACCACTACATTCTCCCACTCAACCCTTTCCCTGTTGTCCTCCAGTCCTTCCCTAGAGGATGATGACATTGGTAAGGATTAGGAATTCCTAGGAAGTAGCAAGAAGCTCCCTCAGCTCTGACATATTCCAGTTGTATCACCCCTCTTCACATCTCCTATTCCCCTttgtccccctcctcctcttttcctctacCCAAcattcccccctcctcctcctttatcACTATGTTTTGAGGTccgaaaaaaaccaaaaaccaaaaaacaaaacaaaaataaaaacacagggaaaGAATCATATTTGGAAGGAAATGGTAGAGAAGGGCAAAAGAGAAGATATTAGGCACTGATTCAGAAAAGGACATGAATATCCTCTTGTTCCTGAACTGATCCAATGAGTCAGAACAATGACCTACCATAGCTCCAGGACTTTGGGGGGTAGCTTTTCAGGAACCTGGTAATACTGAAGAACCCAGGACAGGACTTCCCGCCACCGATTCATTTCTGCCAGGGCCTGGATCCCCACAATACACAGGGAGCACTTCACCTCCAAGGAGCTGTTGGCAGAAGAACTAGTTCAGGTTTTAAGAAGTGGTCCCCTTCTGTTTCCATTCTCACTTCCACCCTGGgactgttcctccccagctcccaaCTTAGCAGTCATCACCTCTACCCTCCCCATTAGTATTTGGATTCAAATTACAACTGGTCTTGGAGCATCTGCATggttccattggttaagcatctgactcgtgattttggctcaggtcatgatctcagggttcatgtgattgagccctacatcaggctctgcgcttacagagagaagcctgcttgggattctctctctctctcttttctatctcaaaagtaaacttaaaaaaaatgttttaaaaaattacaactgGTCTCATGAGCCCCAACACAGAGAAAACTGCCCTTTCCCCAGGAGTTCGATGTTCCTGAAAACCTCCTGGAGGCAAGTCAACTGTTGCCTAACACACATCTTTGTATCTAGGTGAAatcagggaaggggaaagggacaATGTGTAGCACAGATGTATAGGTGGAAAGAGAGCTGGAGCTAAGAGTTTGCTTAGTGACAAAATGGGCATGGAGCAAGGTTTCTGCCTGTTAGCACCACCAAGTAAGGTGCCTCCAGGCACCTGGAATAACAGTCTTCAGCATTTACTGCAACAAGCCCCTACCCAACCCCCTGAAAAAAGCCAGAGATCCCCAGTTCATCCTTCTCTGGGGTCACCTTTGACTATTCTACCCATCACCTCCCCAGTATAGCCTATGTCAACATTATAATCCACAGAGAAATTATGCCCTCAAAAAGAGGCTGAGAGCATTTGAAACAGCAATGTAGGACCAAGCTTTTCTCCAGATTGGATTCTTTAATCCTATCAATCCTTCAACAGGATCAGGACACTACTCCTACTCTgaattccatttccattcatcAGCCAAGGTCAAGTGAACAGCTTGGGGGAGACGAGTATACCTAGGAGAGGACTTCCACCAACTGCTCGCTGAACCTGCTTACTCAAATAATTTGACAATACGCATTCTATCTTCCCAACATGCCATTCAACACTGGAACAGGGAAGCAAAGAACTGGCTGTGGGTTCTCACTAAGCTCTGTTGCACGACTTGACCAC includes these proteins:
- the PEX26 gene encoding peroxisome assembly protein 26 isoform X1, with amino-acid sequence MKSDFSTPAAPLRGLGGPLRSSEPVRAAPAPSAAVVLLEEAADLLVVHLDFGAALQTCERALPSLANLDAGTSLEVKCSLCIVGIQALAEMNRWREVLSWVLQYYQVPEKLPPKVLELCVLLYSKMQEPGAVLEVVSAWLQDPDNQDLPEYRALAELHLQRVLLPLGCLSEAEELVVGSAGFSEEQRLDVLRAISKARQQQKHQRLGSEEAQKLNQEGSFSHKFLSLLMLLRRLWDSTVSHFFSLPFKKSLLAALILCLLVVRFDPASPSSLPFLCKLSQLFHRIQEAIFSLYRLPIHD
- the PEX26 gene encoding peroxisome assembly protein 26 isoform X2, translated to MKSDFSTPAAPLRGLGGPLRSSEPVRAAPAPSAAVVLLEEAADLLVVHLDFGAALQTCERALPSLANLDAGTSLEVKCSLCIVGIQALAEMNRWREVLSWVLQYYQVPEKLPPKVLELCVLLYSKMQEPGAVLEVVSAWLQDPDNQDLPEYRALAELHLQRVLLPLGCLSEAEELVVGSAGFSEEQRLDVLRAISKARQQQKHQRLGSEEAQKLNQEGSFSHKFLSLLMLLRRLWDSTVSHFFSLPFKKSLLAALILCLLVVRFDPERG